One uncultured Hyphomonas sp. genomic region harbors:
- the yajC gene encoding preprotein translocase subunit YajC produces the protein MANKHVALFIAAALSALPAAAQEAGARPGGGLFELLIMPIGLVAIFYFLLIRPQQQRAKKHSSMLTALKRGDTVVTSGGLVGKVNKVFDDEISLDIGENVKVRVIKTMVIEVRGKAEPVAAND, from the coding sequence ATGGCGAACAAGCACGTAGCGCTGTTCATCGCGGCTGCCCTGTCGGCGCTTCCAGCGGCCGCTCAGGAAGCAGGTGCCCGTCCGGGTGGAGGCCTGTTCGAGCTGCTGATCATGCCGATCGGTCTGGTTGCCATCTTCTACTTCCTGCTGATCCGTCCGCAGCAACAGCGCGCCAAGAAGCATTCTTCCATGCTGACGGCCCTGAAGCGCGGCGACACGGTGGTTACCTCCGGCGGTCTCGTCGGCAAGGTGAACAAGGTGTTCGACGACGAGATTTCCCTCGACATCGGTGAAAACGTGAAGGTTCGCGTGATCAAGACCATGGTGATCGAGGTGCGCGGCAAGGCCGAACCGGTCGCTGCAAACGACTAG
- the tatC gene encoding twin-arginine translocase subunit TatC: MTHTPPKDEQPEILDDEVESSRAPLLEHLTELRSRLIWSLLALSVATVGCFFFAQDIYEFLLSPFARMAQEIRGTKLDFIYTAPMEFFFAKLKLALFAGIFVAFPFVAWQVYAFVAPGLYKNERGAFWPYLVLAPILFSTGAAFVYYVMLPMLARFTVGMELTDSEVANITMLPKVADYLSLVMALMLAFGISFQLPLILTLLGKIGVVSSEGLSKGRKFAIVGILGFSAVFTPPDAISQVLLAAPVLLLYEIGILSVKMIEKKEAEREAASTAE, translated from the coding sequence ATGACCCACACGCCCCCCAAGGACGAACAGCCGGAAATCCTGGACGATGAGGTCGAATCCTCCCGCGCGCCGCTGCTGGAGCATCTGACCGAGCTGCGCTCCCGCCTGATCTGGAGCCTGCTGGCGCTGTCCGTGGCGACGGTCGGCTGCTTCTTCTTCGCCCAGGACATCTACGAATTCCTGCTGAGTCCCTTCGCCCGGATGGCGCAGGAGATCCGCGGCACGAAGCTCGACTTCATCTACACCGCGCCGATGGAGTTCTTCTTCGCGAAGCTGAAGCTGGCGCTGTTCGCCGGCATCTTCGTGGCGTTCCCTTTCGTGGCCTGGCAGGTCTACGCCTTTGTGGCGCCCGGCCTCTACAAGAATGAGCGCGGCGCCTTCTGGCCTTACCTTGTCCTGGCGCCGATCCTGTTCTCCACCGGGGCAGCGTTCGTCTATTATGTGATGCTGCCGATGCTGGCCCGGTTCACCGTCGGCATGGAGCTGACCGACAGTGAAGTCGCCAATATCACCATGCTGCCCAAGGTGGCCGATTACCTGTCGTTGGTGATGGCGCTGATGCTGGCCTTCGGCATCTCCTTCCAGCTGCCGTTGATCCTCACCCTGCTGGGCAAGATCGGCGTGGTCAGTTCCGAAGGCCTGTCGAAAGGCCGCAAGTTCGCCATTGTCGGCATTCTCGGGTTCTCCGCGGTGTTTACACCTCCGGATGCAATTTCGCAGGTCCTGCTGGCGGCGCCGGTCCTGCTGCTCTACGAGATCGGCATCCTCAGCGTGAAAATGATCGAGAAGAAAGAGGCCGAGCGCGAAGCGGCCTCCACAGCGGAATGA
- the serS gene encoding serine--tRNA ligase yields MFDLRAIRENPEAFRKAWNRRKPGLGDAVDDIHRHDAALRTALTDKQEAEKLRNETSKLIGKAKASGDEAEFERLRKVVADAKETIEACAEQEEAARKELNELLYGLPNLPLDDVPEGQDEEANVEQHRWGTPKGIDGPKDHADLGEALGMMDFETAAKMSGARFVLLSGKLARMERALAAFMLDIQTEEHGYTECSPPLLVRDQALLGTGQLPKFEEDLFVIGNEAFLMPLLERAADTTNQHAVSVTRLVESYVKLLENLEPHVASAAKEIVRNLIASLEEPEGLEAASRELSDLSDMFRRTNQSLKDKGVRKLYTIPTAEVPLTNIVRETIIEPGYLPRRFTAHTPCFRSEAGSAGRDTKGMIRLHQFNKVELVSVVANEEEGLKELERMTECAEAVLKRLDLPFRRMLLCTGDMGAGARKTYDLEVWLPSQNTYREISSCSYCGDFQARRMDARYRPEAGAKPEFVHTLNGSGLAVGRTLVAVIENYQNEDGSITVPEALRSYMGGLEVIS; encoded by the coding sequence ATGTTTGACCTCCGCGCGATCCGCGAAAACCCCGAAGCCTTCCGCAAGGCCTGGAACCGGCGCAAGCCGGGCCTCGGCGATGCGGTGGACGATATTCACCGCCACGATGCGGCCCTGCGTACGGCCCTGACCGACAAGCAGGAAGCCGAAAAGCTGCGCAATGAAACGTCCAAGCTGATCGGGAAGGCGAAAGCCTCTGGCGATGAGGCGGAGTTCGAGCGTCTGCGCAAAGTGGTGGCCGATGCCAAGGAAACCATCGAGGCCTGCGCCGAGCAGGAAGAGGCCGCCCGCAAGGAACTGAACGAGCTGCTTTACGGCCTGCCGAACCTGCCGCTGGACGATGTGCCGGAAGGCCAGGACGAAGAAGCGAACGTCGAACAGCACCGCTGGGGCACGCCAAAGGGCATCGACGGCCCGAAAGACCATGCCGACCTCGGCGAAGCCCTCGGCATGATGGATTTCGAGACCGCGGCCAAGATGAGCGGCGCGCGCTTCGTGCTGCTCTCCGGCAAGCTCGCCCGTATGGAGCGTGCGCTCGCCGCCTTCATGCTGGATATCCAGACGGAAGAGCATGGGTACACGGAATGCTCGCCGCCGCTGCTCGTGCGGGATCAGGCATTGCTTGGGACTGGGCAGCTACCGAAGTTTGAAGAAGACTTGTTTGTCATAGGGAATGAAGCGTTTCTTATGCCTCTCCTTGAAAGAGCGGCGGACACCACTAATCAACATGCAGTTTCGGTGACGCGGCTAGTAGAGAGCTATGTAAAACTGCTTGAAAATTTAGAACCGCATGTTGCGAGTGCCGCCAAAGAAATTGTTCGTAACCTCATTGCGAGTCTGGAAGAGCCTGAAGGACTAGAGGCTGCTAGTAGGGAGCTTTCTGATTTGTCCGATATGTTCAGACGGACAAATCAGTCACTTAAGGACAAGGGGGTCCGTAAGCTATATACAATCCCCACCGCCGAAGTGCCGCTCACGAATATCGTCCGTGAGACGATCATTGAGCCGGGCTACCTGCCGCGCCGCTTCACCGCACACACGCCGTGTTTCCGGTCGGAAGCGGGCAGTGCCGGCCGTGACACGAAGGGCATGATCCGCCTGCACCAGTTCAACAAGGTGGAACTCGTCTCAGTCGTCGCGAACGAGGAAGAAGGCCTGAAGGAACTGGAGCGTATGACGGAATGCGCCGAGGCCGTGTTGAAGCGCCTCGACCTGCCGTTCCGCCGCATGCTGCTCTGCACGGGCGACATGGGGGCAGGGGCGCGCAAGACCTATGACCTCGAAGTCTGGCTGCCCTCGCAGAACACCTATCGCGAGATCAGCTCGTGCTCCTATTGCGGAGACTTCCAGGCCCGCCGCATGGACGCGCGCTACCGCCCGGAAGCCGGCGCCAAGCCGGAATTCGTGCACACGCTGAACGGCTCCGGCCTCGCCGTCGGCCGCACCCTGGTCGCCGTGATCGAGAACTATCAGAACGAAGACGGCTCCATCACGGTGCCGGAAGCCCTGCGCAGCTACATGGGCGGCCTTGAGGTGATTTCGTGA
- the secF gene encoding protein translocase subunit SecF, producing the protein MLIKYWPDRTKIPFMSFRIAGALFSMILIAGSAFLLGTRGLNFGVDFAGGTVMELAKTDTVTVPAVREAMPINAEVNSARGTDGREIVVVKFGEAPPELLGEDFKSLSEEQKAERASGATNELIVETLSEKFGLSVENGDFLRNDSVGPKVSQELFTDGITALVVALAMMLVYIWFRFQWQFSVGAIAALAHDVIITLGMFALLRIEFNLTSIAALLTIIGYSMNDTVVVFDRIREDRRKYKKMPDREVIDMSLNVTLSRTLLTSGTTLISLFAIYFLGGPVLQGMSFALIFGIFIGTYSSIFIASALVLSLGMDFTKKTAEEVEGFTGV; encoded by the coding sequence ATGCTGATCAAATACTGGCCCGACCGGACCAAAATCCCCTTCATGAGCTTCCGGATTGCCGGGGCTCTGTTCTCGATGATCCTGATTGCGGGCTCGGCTTTCCTGCTGGGAACGCGCGGCCTGAATTTCGGCGTCGACTTTGCCGGCGGCACCGTGATGGAACTGGCAAAGACGGACACCGTCACCGTGCCGGCCGTGCGCGAAGCCATGCCGATCAATGCCGAGGTCAACAGTGCCCGCGGCACCGATGGCCGCGAGATCGTCGTGGTAAAGTTCGGGGAAGCGCCGCCGGAGCTGCTGGGCGAAGACTTCAAGTCGCTGTCGGAAGAACAGAAGGCCGAACGCGCCTCTGGCGCCACGAACGAACTGATCGTCGAGACATTGTCGGAAAAGTTTGGTCTCAGTGTGGAGAATGGCGATTTCCTGCGTAACGACTCGGTCGGTCCGAAAGTCTCGCAGGAACTGTTTACGGACGGGATCACCGCGCTTGTCGTCGCGCTGGCCATGATGCTCGTCTATATCTGGTTTCGCTTCCAGTGGCAGTTCTCGGTTGGCGCCATCGCGGCGCTGGCGCACGACGTGATCATCACGCTCGGCATGTTCGCGCTGCTGCGGATCGAGTTCAACCTGACCTCCATCGCGGCCCTGCTGACGATCATCGGTTACTCCATGAACGATACGGTCGTCGTGTTCGACCGGATCCGGGAAGACCGGCGCAAGTACAAGAAGATGCCGGACCGCGAAGTCATCGACATGTCGCTGAACGTGACCCTGTCGCGGACCTTGCTGACCTCCGGAACGACGCTGATCTCGCTGTTCGCGATCTATTTCCTCGGCGGCCCGGTGCTGCAGGGCATGAGCTTCGCGCTGATCTTCGGTATCTTTATCGGTACCTATTCGTCGATCTTCATCGCCTCGGCACTGGTCCTGTCGCTGGGCATGGACTTCACGAAGAAGACGGCTGAGGAAGTCGAGGGCTTCACCGGCGTCTAG
- a CDS encoding twin-arginine translocase TatA/TatE family subunit, whose translation MAPSWIQLLIVVIVALLLFGGRGRISGIMTDMAKGIGAFRKGLKDEEEPKAVDKEEMVDVTPQKDETKASS comes from the coding sequence ATGGCCCCCAGCTGGATACAATTGCTGATCGTTGTGATCGTCGCGCTGCTGCTGTTTGGCGGCCGGGGCCGGATCTCTGGAATCATGACGGATATGGCCAAAGGCATTGGCGCATTCCGCAAGGGCCTCAAGGATGAAGAGGAACCCAAGGCGGTCGACAAGGAAGAAATGGTCGACGTCACGCCTCAGAAGGACGAAACCAAGGCTTCGTCCTGA
- a CDS encoding protein-L-isoaspartate(D-aspartate) O-methyltransferase: MAGLIADPFRAARLVLHLRQEGVTDDGVLRAMETIDRAAFIDDPALTDLAFENALVPIPCGQIIPRPVTTGQLIQALQLEKGNKSRVLLIGAGSGYTAALLAQIASDVFAVERFNALTGEIRRRILDLELSNLAVRCGDGLLGWPERGPYDRILLAGAVEEISEALRSQLAKGGLLVAPVVTPDGQVLMRLHENDERERLGFRHALPLLREGPAQAL, from the coding sequence ATGGCAGGCCTGATCGCCGATCCCTTTAGAGCAGCCCGGCTCGTCCTCCACCTGCGGCAGGAGGGCGTGACCGATGACGGCGTGCTGCGGGCCATGGAAACCATCGACCGCGCCGCCTTCATCGACGACCCGGCGCTGACAGACCTCGCCTTCGAGAATGCGCTCGTGCCGATCCCGTGCGGGCAGATCATCCCGCGGCCGGTGACCACGGGACAGTTGATCCAGGCGCTTCAGCTCGAAAAAGGCAACAAATCCCGTGTCCTGCTGATTGGCGCCGGCTCCGGCTACACCGCCGCGCTGCTGGCGCAGATCGCGTCGGATGTGTTCGCGGTGGAGCGGTTCAACGCGCTGACCGGGGAAATCCGGCGCCGGATCCTCGATCTGGAACTGTCCAACCTGGCAGTGCGCTGCGGCGATGGCCTGCTCGGCTGGCCGGAGCGGGGGCCGTATGACCGTATCCTCCTGGCCGGCGCAGTAGAGGAGATTTCGGAAGCGCTGCGCTCCCAGCTGGCAAAAGGCGGCCTGCTGGTGGCCCCTGTGGTGACGCCGGACGGGCAGGTCCTGATGCGCTTGCATGAGAATGACGAGCGCGAACGCCTCGGCTTCCGGCACGCGCTGCCCCTGTTGCGCGAGGGCCCCGCACAGGCGCTCTGA
- the secD gene encoding protein translocase subunit SecD: MLQFPPWKLGLIFLVLVWGVILALPNVVNMSGAPGWMPKKGVNLGLDLQGGVYLMMEIQADEVVANRLDVLSRDVSSALTTPASDRIFNLPEVKGRELVVRLTRPDADGNFRTEDALKRLQKLNGPVGGVIGGAQMYEMRITGKDTITITVPQAAEESLLKEALGKTMTIVRRRVDPEGVSEISITPQGNSRIILEAPGEPDPQRLKDLLNRDGRMTFNIVDSSAAAIQAAQAGAVKPGYRLLYDDQDIPYLINNIPEIVGSDVANAAQSFDEQNRPQITFRLNGNGARKFYETTAKNTGKQFAIVLDDKVMSAPRIDEPIPGGNVRITGTFSQQEAIDLAAIIEAGEMPAKLQFLDQRTVSPTLGQDSINAGYTAALIGLAAVAVFMVLIYGTLGFFAVLSLACNIILIFAGLSGVGATLTLPGIAGIILTIGMAVDANVLVFERIREEQGEGRSPWTATQAGYERALSTIMDANITTLIAATILYLLGSGPVKGFAVTLSIGIVTSVFTAYVVTRMITVGYMKLMKPKRFGI, encoded by the coding sequence ATGCTTCAGTTTCCACCCTGGAAGTTAGGCCTGATTTTCCTGGTTCTTGTGTGGGGCGTCATCCTGGCGCTTCCGAATGTGGTGAACATGTCCGGCGCGCCGGGCTGGATGCCGAAGAAGGGTGTGAATCTGGGGCTGGACCTTCAGGGCGGCGTCTACCTGATGATGGAAATCCAGGCGGACGAAGTCGTGGCCAACCGGCTGGACGTGCTGTCGCGCGATGTCTCCTCCGCGCTGACGACGCCGGCCTCCGACCGGATCTTCAATCTGCCGGAAGTCAAAGGCCGGGAACTGGTCGTTCGCCTGACCCGCCCGGATGCTGACGGCAATTTCCGCACCGAGGACGCGCTGAAGCGCCTGCAGAAGCTGAACGGCCCGGTCGGCGGTGTCATCGGCGGCGCGCAGATGTACGAGATGCGCATCACCGGCAAGGACACGATCACGATCACCGTGCCGCAGGCAGCAGAGGAATCGCTGCTGAAAGAGGCCCTCGGCAAGACGATGACCATCGTCCGCCGCCGGGTCGACCCGGAAGGCGTGTCTGAAATCTCGATCACGCCGCAGGGCAACAGCCGTATCATTCTGGAAGCGCCGGGCGAACCGGATCCGCAGCGCCTGAAAGACCTGCTGAACCGCGACGGCCGGATGACTTTCAACATCGTCGACTCCAGCGCCGCCGCGATCCAGGCCGCCCAGGCAGGCGCCGTTAAGCCGGGCTACCGTCTTCTGTATGACGATCAGGACATTCCGTACCTGATCAACAATATCCCCGAAATCGTCGGGTCTGACGTGGCAAATGCCGCGCAGAGCTTCGACGAGCAGAACCGCCCGCAGATCACGTTCCGCCTGAACGGCAATGGCGCGCGGAAGTTCTACGAGACGACCGCCAAGAACACCGGCAAGCAATTCGCGATCGTGCTGGACGACAAGGTCATGTCGGCGCCGCGCATCGACGAGCCGATCCCGGGCGGAAACGTCCGCATCACCGGGACGTTCTCGCAGCAGGAAGCCATCGACCTGGCAGCCATTATCGAAGCGGGTGAAATGCCGGCCAAGCTGCAATTTCTCGACCAGCGGACGGTCAGCCCGACCCTCGGGCAGGACTCGATCAATGCCGGTTACACCGCTGCCCTGATCGGCCTCGCCGCAGTCGCTGTCTTCATGGTGCTGATCTACGGCACGCTCGGCTTCTTCGCCGTGCTATCGCTGGCCTGCAACATCATCCTGATCTTTGCCGGCCTCTCCGGCGTCGGCGCCACGCTGACCCTGCCGGGGATCGCTGGTATCATCCTGACCATCGGTATGGCGGTGGACGCCAACGTGCTGGTCTTCGAAAGGATCCGTGAAGAGCAGGGCGAAGGCCGCTCGCCATGGACGGCGACGCAGGCCGGTTACGAGCGTGCCCTCTCGACCATCATGGACGCCAACATCACCACGCTGATCGCGGCGACAATCCTTTACCTGCTGGGCTCAGGCCCGGTGAAAGGCTTCGCCGTGACCCTGTCCATCGGCATCGTGACCTCCGTGTTCACGGCCTATGTCGTGACCCGGATGATCACGGTCGGATACATGAAACTGATGAAACCCAAGCGGTTCGGAATTTAG
- the tatB gene encoding Sec-independent protein translocase protein TatB: MLPGIGFTELMVLAVAALIIVGPKDLPMMMRRLGQFVGKGRAMAREFQAAFDDIARQSELEDLRKEIEELKISNSLKQATSDLSDYEKDVNSAVMAQSRSEAATKLAEQTSPETPEIKDETKSGVKPEPEAKPQTGTDPDPKGDPA; this comes from the coding sequence ATGCTGCCCGGAATCGGTTTTACCGAACTTATGGTGCTGGCCGTTGCGGCCCTGATTATTGTCGGGCCCAAGGACCTGCCGATGATGATGCGCCGCCTTGGCCAGTTTGTGGGCAAGGGCCGCGCCATGGCGCGCGAGTTCCAGGCCGCTTTTGACGATATCGCCCGCCAGAGTGAACTCGAGGACCTGCGCAAGGAAATCGAAGAATTGAAGATTTCCAATTCTCTGAAGCAGGCGACGAGCGACCTGTCCGACTATGAGAAGGACGTGAACTCTGCCGTGATGGCGCAGTCACGGTCCGAGGCCGCGACGAAGCTGGCGGAGCAGACCTCGCCGGAAACGCCGGAAATAAAAGATGAAACGAAATCAGGTGTGAAGCCTGAGCCGGAGGCAAAGCCGCAAACCGGGACCGACCCTGATCCCAAGGGGGACCCGGCATGA
- the surE gene encoding 5'/3'-nucleotidase SurE, which yields MRILLTNDDGINAPGLSVLEEIAKELSDDIWIAAPEEEQSGKGRAISLTHPVRTRKVGARAFAITGTPSDCVLLATHELMPEKPDLVLSGVNRGQNIAEDTSFSGTIAAAMFGMQLGIPSIALSQSQNFRERGSLPWDTARTWGAKTLRPLLDIGWPDDVVMNVNFPDVEPEDVRGVQITRQGFRDESIIHTDRREDLRGNDYYWIGYKGKLSKPDEGTDLRAIYEGYVSVSPLHVDLTHEAFLQKLKGSWQA from the coding sequence GTGAGAATCCTCCTCACAAACGATGATGGCATCAATGCCCCCGGCCTCTCCGTGCTGGAGGAGATTGCGAAGGAGCTGTCGGACGACATCTGGATCGCCGCGCCGGAAGAAGAACAGTCCGGCAAGGGCCGTGCGATCTCGCTGACCCATCCCGTGCGCACCCGCAAGGTCGGCGCCCGGGCCTTCGCGATCACCGGCACGCCGTCCGACTGCGTGCTGCTGGCGACGCATGAGCTGATGCCAGAGAAGCCGGACCTGGTGCTCTCCGGTGTCAATCGCGGCCAGAACATCGCCGAGGATACGAGCTTTTCCGGCACGATCGCGGCGGCAATGTTCGGCATGCAGCTGGGCATTCCGTCCATCGCGCTCAGCCAGTCCCAGAACTTCCGCGAGCGCGGCTCGCTGCCATGGGACACGGCGCGGACCTGGGGCGCGAAGACGCTGCGCCCGCTGCTGGACATTGGCTGGCCGGACGATGTCGTGATGAACGTGAACTTCCCGGACGTCGAACCGGAAGATGTTCGCGGCGTTCAGATCACCCGGCAGGGCTTCCGCGATGAGTCGATCATCCATACCGACCGGCGGGAAGACCTGCGCGGGAACGATTATTACTGGATCGGCTACAAGGGCAAATTGTCCAAGCCGGACGAGGGAACTGACCTGAGAGCGATCTATGAGGGCTATGTTTCGGTGTCTCCGCTACATGTGGACTTGACGCACGAGGCGTTCCTCCAAAAGCTCAAAGGATCATGGCAGGCCTGA
- a CDS encoding NYN domain-containing protein, translating into MARLKSVLLVDFDNIFAATGPAMVDTLPQWLLWLSDGALSEKGRRRKFVAKRVYWNSQYDVHRDAFQAAGFEAFDCRAHAKTKIASGKSSADIVMTMDAIELRHQLNAVDEFIVLTTDSDFVPVVNRLQLAGIRVVTAGKETDPTYQLYSEHADDVIHIGALKAAFDYERAPRKWYKLRSDPPEIAPLRQQAERLSPLLKKVRQAVRTEKANGTPGAVQQLKLAADIVMQLGARTPDQPLPRNKVIRALEGVEGFQTKYGNRVKPWLGQKNFKSLMRKLSEENPDIQVTELADKTVRIVCRARGPRGRRGRMVGVPSPLGPPPKRPERPAPKPPEPEPEEEAKAADAAPEKKSDEKPAAAETRVDASAAAD; encoded by the coding sequence GTGGCGCGCCTGAAGAGCGTACTGCTCGTGGATTTTGACAATATCTTTGCTGCCACGGGCCCGGCCATGGTCGACACGTTGCCGCAATGGTTGCTGTGGCTGTCCGACGGTGCGCTGTCGGAAAAGGGCCGCCGCCGCAAGTTTGTCGCCAAGCGGGTTTACTGGAACAGCCAGTACGATGTGCACCGGGACGCCTTCCAGGCGGCCGGGTTCGAGGCCTTCGATTGCCGCGCACATGCCAAGACGAAGATCGCGTCGGGCAAGTCCTCCGCCGACATCGTCATGACCATGGATGCGATCGAGCTGCGCCATCAGCTGAATGCCGTCGACGAGTTCATCGTGCTGACCACCGATTCGGACTTCGTGCCGGTGGTGAACCGGCTGCAGCTGGCTGGCATCCGCGTCGTGACGGCCGGCAAGGAAACGGACCCGACCTACCAGCTCTATTCCGAACATGCCGACGACGTGATCCATATCGGCGCGCTGAAAGCTGCGTTCGATTACGAGCGGGCGCCGCGCAAATGGTACAAGCTGCGCTCCGATCCGCCGGAGATCGCGCCGCTGCGCCAGCAGGCCGAGCGCCTGTCGCCCCTGCTGAAGAAGGTGCGCCAGGCCGTGCGCACGGAGAAGGCGAACGGCACGCCGGGCGCGGTGCAGCAGCTGAAGCTTGCGGCGGACATTGTCATGCAGCTCGGCGCCCGCACGCCGGACCAGCCGCTGCCGCGCAACAAGGTGATCCGCGCGCTGGAAGGCGTGGAGGGCTTTCAGACCAAATACGGCAACCGGGTGAAGCCGTGGCTCGGCCAGAAGAATTTCAAATCCCTGATGCGCAAGCTGTCGGAGGAAAATCCGGACATCCAGGTGACCGAACTGGCCGACAAGACCGTGCGCATCGTCTGCCGGGCCCGCGGGCCGCGTGGCCGCCGCGGGCGGATGGTTGGTGTGCCGTCTCCGCTCGGGCCGCCGCCGAAACGGCCTGAGAGACCGGCCCCGAAGCCGCCGGAACCCGAGCCCGAGGAAGAGGCGAAGGCCGCTGATGCGGCGCCGGAAAAGAAATCGGACGAAAAGCCGGCTGCGGCTGAAACGCGAGTGGACGCATCGGCCGCAGCGGATTAG
- the xth gene encoding exodeoxyribonuclease III, which translates to MRIATWNVNSIKARFPTVQEVLQNIDCDVVCLQELKCETDAFPYMELEEAGWNCAVLGQKSYNGVALLSKYPLEDVTKGLPTMEDDQARFIEALVMADRPVRVGGLYLPNGNPAPGPKFDYKLEWMACLLDHARERLKAEEPYVLCGDYNTIPTAVDCWDETKWADDALALPETREAFRRIKNLGMADAFEITDGRAHQYTFWDYQGGAFQKDHGIRIDHLLVSPQAADRLQSVEIYRKARSLEKPSDHVPVIGVFED; encoded by the coding sequence ATGCGTATTGCCACATGGAACGTCAATTCGATCAAAGCCCGCTTCCCGACTGTGCAGGAAGTGTTACAGAACATCGATTGCGATGTCGTCTGCCTTCAGGAACTGAAGTGCGAGACGGATGCCTTTCCCTACATGGAATTGGAGGAAGCCGGCTGGAACTGCGCCGTGCTGGGCCAGAAAAGCTATAATGGCGTGGCCCTTTTGTCGAAATATCCGCTCGAGGATGTGACGAAAGGCCTCCCCACCATGGAGGACGATCAGGCCCGTTTCATCGAGGCGCTGGTCATGGCCGACCGGCCGGTTCGCGTCGGCGGGCTCTATCTGCCCAACGGCAACCCGGCGCCGGGCCCGAAATTCGACTACAAGCTCGAATGGATGGCCTGCCTGCTGGATCATGCCCGCGAGCGGCTGAAGGCGGAGGAGCCTTACGTGCTGTGCGGCGACTACAACACGATCCCCACGGCGGTGGATTGCTGGGACGAGACGAAATGGGCCGATGACGCCCTCGCCCTGCCCGAAACGCGCGAAGCCTTCCGCCGGATCAAGAACCTCGGCATGGCCGATGCCTTCGAAATCACCGACGGCCGCGCCCACCAGTACACCTTCTGGGATTACCAGGGCGGCGCCTTCCAGAAGGATCACGGCATCCGGATCGACCATTTGCTGGTCTCCCCGCAGGCCGCCGACCGGCTCCAGTCCGTCGAAATCTACCGCAAGGCCCGCAGCCTGGAGAAGCCGTCAGATCATGTGCCGGTGATCGGCGTCTTCGAGGACTGA